A window of the Nibribacter ruber genome harbors these coding sequences:
- a CDS encoding proline iminopeptidase-family hydrolase, translating into MNYKQTITYSLALLGLLGFSCQQDRTTEGTLPPAASVTPATYFQQTEGGVQDGGVQMIPIKTPKGEFKVWTKRFGNNPKMKLLLLNGGPGATHEYFEAFENFFPAEGIEFIYYDQLGCGNSEDPKDPSMWDLPRFVEEVEQVRTALNLTKDNFYILGHSWGGILALEYALKYQSNLKGLIISNMMASAPDYGKYAEEVLAKQMDPKVLAEVRAIEARKDFSNPRYMELLYPNFYTQHILRMPLDQWPEPVNRSFAKMNQSLYVTMQGPSEFGISGKLETWDRTADLPKVTVPTLTVGAQFDTMDPEHMKMMAGKVQNGTYLYCPKGSHMSLYDDQDTYFAGLIKFMKGVDAGQKEVTL; encoded by the coding sequence ATGAACTACAAACAAACCATCACCTATAGCCTAGCCCTGCTGGGCCTCCTGGGCTTCTCCTGCCAACAAGACAGAACCACGGAGGGAACACTCCCGCCTGCTGCTTCTGTCACGCCTGCCACCTACTTTCAGCAAACCGAAGGCGGGGTGCAGGACGGCGGCGTGCAAATGATTCCCATAAAAACACCCAAAGGCGAATTCAAGGTCTGGACCAAGCGCTTCGGGAACAACCCCAAAATGAAGCTTTTGCTTTTAAACGGCGGGCCCGGGGCCACGCACGAGTATTTTGAGGCGTTTGAAAACTTCTTTCCGGCGGAAGGCATTGAATTCATCTACTATGACCAGCTGGGTTGCGGCAACTCAGAAGACCCCAAAGATCCATCCATGTGGGATTTGCCCCGTTTTGTAGAAGAAGTGGAACAAGTGCGCACCGCCCTCAACCTTACCAAAGACAACTTTTATATTCTGGGCCACTCCTGGGGCGGCATCCTGGCTTTGGAATATGCGCTCAAGTACCAGAGCAACCTCAAAGGCCTCATTATTTCTAACATGATGGCCAGCGCCCCAGACTACGGCAAGTATGCAGAGGAGGTCCTGGCCAAACAAATGGACCCGAAGGTGCTGGCAGAGGTACGCGCCATTGAAGCCCGCAAAGATTTTTCCAACCCTAGGTACATGGAGCTGCTGTATCCTAACTTCTACACCCAGCACATCTTGCGCATGCCTTTGGACCAGTGGCCCGAACCGGTGAACCGCTCCTTCGCTAAAATGAACCAATCGCTGTACGTGACCATGCAGGGGCCCAGCGAATTTGGCATTTCTGGCAAGCTGGAAACCTGGGACCGTACCGCTGACCTGCCCAAAGTGACCGTACCCACCCTCACCGTGGGCGCCCAGTTTGACACCATGGACCCTGAGCACATGAAGATGATGGCCGGCAAAGTACAGAACGGTACTTACCTGTATTGCCCCAAAGGCAGCCACATGAGCTTGTATGATGACCAGGACACTTATTTTGCGGGGTTAATAAAATTCATGAAAGGCGTTGACGCGGGCCAGAAGGAAGTGACCTTATAA